GCCATTAAAGTAAGTTATGCATCACTTGTTCCAGCGGCAGCTTTGGCTAAGGCACTAGGTGTTACTGCAGAGTGGAATAGTAAACTGTACCAATTAACGATACAAACAAAAAGATGACTTTCATTTAACACTTATTTTAATATTCTGATGTACAATAAGTGAATTATCTCAATTGAACCATAATAACCAGTCTGGAGTGATAGGTATGGCTTTTACAATATGTGTGTTCGCCGGTTCGAATCCAGGTCTTAATTCAGAATATACAGAAATGGCTAGAGAGTTGGGTTATCATATAGCTGCACAAGGTTGTAGGCTGGTTTATGGAGGTTCAAGAAATGGCCTGATGGGACAGGTGGCAGACGGAGTGTTGGCAAATGGTGGTGAAGTCGTCGGTATCATGCCAGTGGATCTTTTTAAAGATGAAATCAGGCATTCTGGGCTAACGAATCTGATTGAGGTTTCTAGTATGCATGAACGAAAGGCCGTTATGAGCGGTATGGCTGATGCGTTTATTGCCCTGCCGGGTGGTCTCGGAACCTTTGATGAGTTATTTGAAATTCTATGCTGGATGCAGATTGGGATTCATCAGAAGCCTATAGGGATGCTGAATATAAGAGGTTATTTTAATCCACTGTTAGCCATGATCACTCACAGTGTAAGTGAAGGGTTTGCTCCAAAAAATGCGTTGAAAATGTTAGATATGAACTCTGATCCCGAATATTTGCTTGAACTGATGAGAGGTCAAGTTGATCATAGTAATAAAGATTTTGGGAACGCTAGATTTCCATCACAGCGTTGAGAAAATGAACAGAAATTAAACAACCTCCAGCTGTTTTACAGCTTGGAGGTTGTTTTCATATGAACATGTGATAAACTTGTTTCGGTCTATATGTTGCTGGGTAAGTAACTTTTAAGTAGTAGTGGTTGCTCTGCGTATTTCAGGAAATGATTACCTAAGGAGGTTGGAATTCAATGAATGTGATGGTACATAATCTTATGGCTTACAATCATCAGTTTTTTAGACCTCAGCCCGTGGTCAATCCTAAACAAGAGAGATCTAATAAGAAGAAGCAGAGTTTTCAGGAAGTCTTGAATGAAAAAATGAAAGTGTATGGCACATACAAAAATATTAAGTAAGAGCTACTACATATGTCTGCTGAAAAAAGCCGGAACGCATTGATCCCAAGGGTCACTGTGTTCCGGCTTTTTTTAGGGTCTAACCTCATAAAATTGGCAACTCTTACGAGCGTAATAAGTCAGATCGCTAACCCTCGACTGAATAACTACATCAGAATCGGTGAAGCGGACAACAGTGGCCCCTGAATTCACCAAATGATCGTCCTGAAATACACGAACAGGTAGTTTGCGGTCAACGGCTTCTTGGAAATCGCTGTCTGTTAGCAGCGGGCGGTTAATTGGCATAAGTATTTAACTCCTTTTGATCATTTAATGAAGTTAGAAATAAAAATAGTATACCTGTGGAAGCATGAGAAATCCAATATAAATGAAGCTGACGAACATTTTATGAGCAGCACATTTGGACAAAATTCTATACGCCCATCTCAGACATAACATAGTTATGAATGTATTAAGGGGGTCTAGATATGCATTGGCTTTCCATCATCATTATTGGGTTGGCTTCAAATTTGGATAACTTAGGAATAGGCGTTTCCTTTGGTGCTAGGTCCACAAGAATTACACCATTTTCTAATCTGATTATTGCTGTTCTGTCGATGCTGGCTACCTTCCTTTCAATTACCTCAGGAGAATATGTATCAGAATATTTCTCGGAGGCACTTGGCAATGCCATCGGTGGCTGCTTGATTCTGTTTATGGGAATCTGGAGTATTAGAACTGTGTATAAGAAACCAACTTCAAGTGTAAGCATGGATATAGAGGCCAACGTGCTCAGCACATCATCTACAGATACTGGCTATCGTCATGTTTTAAAATGGCAAGAATCGGTGTGGTTGGGTGTGGCGCTAGCTATCAATTGTATTGCTACAGGCTTTGGAGCAGGGATCAGCGGCGTGAACGCAACATTCACAGCGATCTCAGTGGGTGCCTTTTCGTTTATCACTGTTGCTGCCGGAATGAAAATCGGGAATCGAATGTCCAAAACTTGGCTAGGTAAACATTCTGATCTTATCGGTGGATTGTTATTAGTAGGCATAGGTCTGTATGAAATATTGATTTAAGGAAGGTCAAAGATACGAAGTAAATGTTTAAGACCACATTCAATTGAATGTGGTTTGTTAGCAACGATTTTTGAACGCTTGCTGGAAAATCTAACGAAAACAATCACAAACCGTTAATCGTGGAACTCATATCGACGGCATTGTAGATGTAGTTAGCTGCAGCGGTACATTCGTAGTCTCTTAACAATGTCCTACCCTATCACCCGGTTTTTGGATATACTTGGTATATTAATATATTGGAGGTCAGACATTGAAAAAGAAGATTATCGAAACTTTAGGGCATAATGCTACCGATGACAGCGCGCAAGCTACAGAGCTGGAGAAGAGGCATGAATAGAAAAACACTTTATTTGATGCTCCTAGTCATATCTTTATCAGCATGTTCTTCAAATGTGCAGAATACACCACCGGAACCCACGAAATCACCAGAAGAAGTCAATAAAGCATTATCCGGTCTGATTGAGGAGAGGGATGAGTTTGGAGAATTCTCAGTCTATTATGCACAAACAACCATTGATAACATAGACAAGAATGATTTTTACGTTTATTTCATAAAAAACGAAGAAGGTATTGTCTCAAATCTTCATTATGTGGTTGATTATATAGGTAATCGTCAGATTGACACAAAGTGGATTCAGATTAGAGCAGATGATGAAGTTTTTGAAGTTACTAATAATGCGGGAATTCTAATAAAGAAATCATTTTCTTATAGTACTGTACGTGAAGTTTATGAAGATACTGTTTATCTTAAAGATTTAAAGATGATAAAGGCGATGGCTAATGCCGAGAAAACAATTGTGCGATTGACAGGATTGGGTTTATACCAGGAAGACATAGTACTGAGTAAACGTCAGAAACAGGCCATGCTAAACGTTCTCAGAGCCTATAAAAACGCTGGTGGGGAAAACAAATTTTATGGTAATGAACTTTGAGTCCTCTTATGAGGGCTTTTTTTAATTGAATCAGAAGTATTTCCACCATAAATCGGAAGTTTGCCTCCTCAAAAAAAGAATATAAACCCTGTACACTAAATCTTGTAAGAGAAACCTTTGAAAGGGGTACAGGGGAATGAATAAAGTAAAACACTTGGCGCT
This genomic stretch from Paenibacillus sp. FSL H7-0737 harbors:
- a CDS encoding TIGR00730 family Rossman fold protein, translated to MAFTICVFAGSNPGLNSEYTEMARELGYHIAAQGCRLVYGGSRNGLMGQVADGVLANGGEVVGIMPVDLFKDEIRHSGLTNLIEVSSMHERKAVMSGMADAFIALPGGLGTFDELFEILCWMQIGIHQKPIGMLNIRGYFNPLLAMITHSVSEGFAPKNALKMLDMNSDPEYLLELMRGQVDHSNKDFGNARFPSQR
- a CDS encoding manganese efflux pump: MHWLSIIIIGLASNLDNLGIGVSFGARSTRITPFSNLIIAVLSMLATFLSITSGEYVSEYFSEALGNAIGGCLILFMGIWSIRTVYKKPTSSVSMDIEANVLSTSSTDTGYRHVLKWQESVWLGVALAINCIATGFGAGISGVNATFTAISVGAFSFITVAAGMKIGNRMSKTWLGKHSDLIGGLLLVGIGLYEILI